In a genomic window of Streptomyces sp. SJL17-4:
- a CDS encoding M28 family metallopeptidase — protein sequence MNATQRRAAAVLAAAALATPLVLASPATAVKDPTAAPARDAARLAKKLVRETTGQDAYKHLQKFQAIADSAGGHRAAGTLGHDASAAYVYQQLKKAGYDVSYEQFDFIYTETLAEKVSVVTPAPRALEIRAMTYTTSTPVDGIKADLAAVPVDADGTTGCEPGDYAAGAFTGKVALIKRGGCSFAIKQQQAAAAGAAGAIIYNNVEGILSGTLSDPAAGKIPTGGISLAEGEKLAADLAKGPVTLSFEIRQFQEKRVTNNVIAETKGGNAANTVMLGSHLDSVTAGPGINDNGSGSAGLLQTALELAKSKDKVRNKVRFAWWSAEENGLLGSDHYVKNLTALDKSEIKLYLNFDMIASPNYGLFVYDGDNSDNVGEGAGPAGSAQLERDITDFMGSRGVPNEGTDFSGRSDYGPFIKVGIPSGGTFTGAEGIKTAAQAAKFGGTAGVAYDVNYHAKGDDLKNVNMTAFDVNIDVIANAVGTYAHDISSLRKPVVSTPTTGGESSGGGLHSDHHEVTE from the coding sequence GTGAACGCTACCCAGCGCCGGGCCGCGGCCGTTCTGGCCGCCGCCGCCCTCGCCACCCCGCTGGTCCTCGCCTCCCCCGCCACCGCGGTGAAGGACCCCACGGCCGCACCCGCCCGCGATGCCGCCCGGCTGGCGAAGAAGCTGGTCCGCGAAACCACTGGCCAGGACGCCTACAAGCACCTGCAGAAGTTCCAGGCGATAGCCGACTCGGCCGGCGGTCACCGCGCGGCCGGCACCCTCGGGCACGACGCCTCGGCCGCGTACGTGTACCAGCAGCTCAAGAAGGCCGGCTACGACGTCTCGTACGAGCAGTTCGACTTCATCTACACCGAGACGCTCGCCGAGAAGGTCTCCGTGGTGACGCCCGCGCCGCGCGCCCTGGAGATCAGAGCCATGACGTACACCACGTCCACCCCGGTCGACGGCATCAAGGCCGACCTGGCCGCCGTGCCCGTCGACGCCGACGGCACCACCGGCTGCGAGCCGGGCGACTACGCCGCCGGCGCCTTCACCGGCAAGGTCGCGCTCATCAAGCGCGGAGGCTGCTCCTTCGCGATCAAGCAGCAGCAGGCCGCCGCGGCCGGTGCCGCCGGCGCGATCATCTACAACAACGTCGAGGGCATCCTCTCCGGCACCCTCAGCGACCCGGCCGCCGGCAAGATCCCGACCGGTGGCATCAGCCTGGCCGAGGGCGAGAAACTCGCCGCCGACCTCGCCAAGGGCCCGGTCACGCTCTCCTTCGAGATCCGCCAGTTCCAGGAGAAGCGCGTCACCAACAACGTCATCGCGGAGACGAAGGGCGGCAACGCCGCCAACACCGTGATGCTCGGCTCGCACCTCGACTCCGTCACCGCCGGCCCCGGCATCAACGACAACGGCTCCGGCTCCGCCGGTCTCCTCCAGACCGCCCTGGAGCTCGCCAAGTCGAAGGACAAGGTCCGCAACAAGGTCCGCTTCGCCTGGTGGTCCGCGGAGGAGAACGGCCTCCTCGGCTCCGACCACTACGTCAAGAACCTGACCGCGCTCGACAAGAGCGAGATCAAGCTCTACCTCAACTTCGACATGATCGCCTCGCCGAACTACGGCCTGTTCGTCTACGACGGCGACAACTCGGACAACGTCGGCGAGGGCGCCGGCCCCGCGGGCTCCGCCCAGCTCGAGCGCGACATCACCGACTTCATGGGATCGCGCGGGGTCCCGAACGAGGGCACCGACTTCTCCGGGCGCTCCGACTACGGCCCGTTCATCAAGGTCGGCATCCCCTCCGGCGGCACCTTCACCGGCGCCGAGGGCATCAAGACCGCAGCCCAGGCCGCCAAGTTCGGCGGCACGGCGGGTGTCGCGTACGACGTGAACTACCACGCCAAGGGCGACGACCTGAAGAACGTCAACATGACGGCCTTCGACGTGAACATCGACGTCATCGCCAACGCCGTGGGCACCTACGCCCACGACATCTCCTCGCTGCGCAAGCCGGTCGTCTCCACCCCGACCACGGGCGGCGAGAGCAGCGGCGGCGGCCTGCACAGCGACCACCACGAGGTCACCGAGTAG
- a CDS encoding erythromycin esterase family protein — MDGSGEAELPGRFGVEGFGTGEFGAALDGVRVVGLGESTHGTREFFRLKHRLFAYLVVEHGFRTFAMEASASAGTAVDAYVRDGIGDGAAVLTGLGFWVWRTREVLDLLEWMRDYNRGRPRAEQVGFVGIDPKRCGASLAHFGEERAGALAVLAEAHPGRYPERRAELLAAAEALEAGVLEAAEGPAEAAGQASADAGVREAARRASVEDRHHARVLARAADVVTREPGREVMTARDGHMADAVDEAVAAGGGAGVAVWAHNGHIGVRGRTLGARLRERYGSAYYALGLVFGEGAFRARRMWPGPWGPRLKRPSPVAVNRLGPAREGTLEALLAARAPGTHLVDLRSRADEPWVTGTHLTRTHGAYVHRLTYRWNVAPTVPGAEYDGLLYVPVSTPSRPL; from the coding sequence ATGGACGGATCAGGGGAGGCCGAGCTGCCGGGGCGGTTCGGGGTCGAGGGGTTCGGCACGGGGGAGTTCGGGGCGGCCCTTGACGGAGTGCGGGTCGTCGGCCTGGGCGAGTCCACCCACGGGACGAGGGAGTTCTTCCGGCTCAAGCACCGGCTCTTCGCGTACTTGGTGGTCGAGCACGGCTTCCGGACGTTCGCCATGGAGGCCAGTGCGTCCGCCGGAACGGCGGTCGACGCGTACGTCAGGGACGGCATCGGCGACGGGGCCGCCGTCCTGACGGGGCTCGGATTCTGGGTCTGGCGGACCCGGGAGGTCCTGGACCTCCTGGAGTGGATGCGGGACTACAACCGGGGACGGCCCCGCGCGGAGCAGGTCGGTTTCGTGGGCATCGACCCGAAGCGGTGCGGGGCGTCGCTCGCGCACTTCGGGGAGGAGCGCGCGGGGGCCCTGGCGGTGCTCGCGGAGGCGCACCCGGGTCGGTACCCCGAGCGCCGGGCGGAGCTGCTCGCGGCGGCGGAGGCGCTGGAGGCCGGGGTGCTGGAGGCCGCGGAAGGGCCGGCGGAGGCGGCTGGGCAGGCGTCCGCGGACGCGGGCGTCCGTGAGGCCGCTCGGCGGGCGTCCGTGGAGGACCGGCATCATGCCCGCGTTCTGGCGAGGGCCGCCGACGTGGTCACCCGCGAGCCCGGCAGGGAGGTGATGACGGCCAGGGACGGTCACATGGCCGACGCGGTGGACGAGGCCGTGGCCGCCGGCGGCGGCGCCGGGGTCGCGGTGTGGGCCCACAACGGCCACATCGGCGTCCGGGGACGCACGCTCGGGGCCCGGCTGCGGGAGCGGTACGGCTCCGCGTACTACGCGCTCGGCCTGGTCTTCGGCGAGGGCGCCTTCCGGGCCCGCCGGATGTGGCCGGGACCGTGGGGCCCGCGCCTGAAGCGGCCCTCGCCGGTGGCCGTGAACCGGCTCGGGCCCGCCCGCGAGGGCACGCTCGAAGCGCTCCTCGCGGCGCGGGCGCCGGGCACGCACCTGGTGGATCTGAGGTCCCGCGCGGACGAGCCGTGGGTGACGGGGACGCACCTCACCCGCACCCACGGGGCGTACGTCCACCGCCTCACCTACCGCTGGAACGTGGCGCCGACGGTGCCGGGCGCCGAGTACGACGGTCTGCTGTACGTACCCGTCTCGACGCCCTCACGGCCGCTGTGA
- a CDS encoding type II toxin-antitoxin system VapB family antitoxin produces MIFKRIGNGKPYPDHGRESTRQWADVAPRPVRLDQLVTTKGQLDLETLLAEDSTFYGDLFAHVVKWQGDLYLEDGLHRAVRAALQQRQVLHARVLEMD; encoded by the coding sequence GTGATCTTCAAGCGCATCGGAAACGGAAAGCCGTATCCCGACCACGGCCGGGAAAGCACCCGGCAGTGGGCGGACGTCGCCCCGCGCCCGGTCCGTCTCGATCAGCTGGTCACCACCAAGGGCCAGCTGGACCTGGAGACGCTGCTCGCCGAGGACTCCACGTTCTACGGCGACCTCTTCGCGCACGTCGTGAAGTGGCAGGGCGATCTCTACCTCGAGGACGGACTGCACCGCGCCGTCCGCGCGGCACTCCAGCAGCGCCAGGTGCTGCACGCCCGCGTCCTGGAAATGGACTGA
- the pip gene encoding prolyl aminopeptidase — protein sequence MYSDSTAPYDQGLLDVGDGNRVHWEVSGNPDGKPALVVHGGPGSGSSPHNRRFFDPEAYRLVLFDQRGCGRSTPHAGDPAADMTVNTTAHLVADMERLREHLGIDRWLLYGGSWGSTLILAYAEAYPERVTEIVIAAVTTTRRSETAWLYEGVGRFFPEAHERFRAGADGAADLVGAYADRMNHPDRAVREKAAADWCAWEDAVLSMEGMGTPYTDRVDDTRLAFVRICSHYFAHGAWLEEGALIRDAHRLAGIPGVLIHGRLDMGGPLGTAWELSRAWPDAELHVVETAGHLGGKETGLLILAALDRFAMGVPPVRAKPELGGG from the coding sequence ATGTACTCCGACAGCACCGCACCGTACGACCAGGGCCTGCTCGACGTGGGCGACGGCAACCGCGTCCACTGGGAGGTCTCCGGCAACCCGGACGGCAAGCCCGCGCTCGTCGTGCACGGCGGGCCCGGCTCCGGGTCCTCGCCGCACAACCGGCGCTTCTTCGACCCGGAGGCGTACCGCCTGGTCCTCTTCGACCAGCGCGGCTGCGGACGCTCCACCCCGCACGCCGGCGACCCGGCCGCCGACATGACCGTGAACACCACCGCCCACCTGGTCGCCGACATGGAGCGGCTGCGCGAGCACCTCGGGATCGACCGCTGGCTGCTGTACGGCGGCTCCTGGGGCTCCACGCTGATCCTGGCGTACGCGGAGGCGTACCCGGAGAGGGTGACGGAGATCGTGATCGCGGCCGTCACGACGACCCGCCGTTCCGAGACGGCCTGGCTGTACGAGGGTGTGGGGCGGTTCTTCCCCGAGGCCCACGAGCGCTTCCGGGCCGGCGCCGACGGGGCCGCGGACCTCGTCGGCGCCTACGCCGACCGCATGAACCATCCCGACCGGGCCGTACGGGAGAAGGCCGCCGCCGACTGGTGCGCCTGGGAGGACGCCGTCCTCTCGATGGAGGGCATGGGCACCCCGTACACCGACCGGGTCGACGACACCCGGCTCGCCTTCGTCCGGATCTGCTCGCACTACTTCGCGCACGGCGCCTGGCTGGAGGAGGGCGCCCTGATCCGCGACGCCCACCGGCTCGCCGGCATCCCCGGCGTCCTGATCCACGGCCGGCTCGACATGGGCGGCCCGCTCGGCACCGCCTGGGAGCTCTCCAGAGCCTGGCCGGACGCCGAGCTGCACGTCGTCGAGACCGCCGGCCACCTGGGCGGGAAGGAGACCGGACTGCTCATCCTGGCCGCCCTCGACCGCTTCGCGATGGGGGTCCCCCCTGTTCGGGCGAAGCCCGAGCTCGGGGGAGGGTGA
- a CDS encoding LytR C-terminal domain-containing protein — protein sequence MSMLTPPGMGGKYRITGDVYPRMRRPHRRRRIILASAAAVVVLGAAGWGTLQLVDVFSGDEGTRATAGKQADCKPVARATTPPAAVLPKPAQITVNVYNATPRSGLAKSTADELKKRGFKIGKVGNAPAAYDKKVPGAGLLLGATTAAKGVFPVLGTQLAGATTKTDTRGTADVDLIIGTAFKNLAPKKTADAALVALTKPAPVPTGKC from the coding sequence ATGAGCATGCTCACTCCCCCTGGAATGGGCGGAAAGTACCGCATCACGGGGGACGTCTACCCTCGCATGCGCCGCCCCCACCGCCGGCGCAGGATCATCCTCGCGTCCGCCGCCGCCGTGGTCGTGCTCGGCGCGGCCGGCTGGGGCACGCTCCAGCTCGTCGACGTCTTCTCCGGCGACGAGGGCACCAGGGCGACGGCCGGAAAACAGGCCGACTGCAAACCCGTCGCCCGGGCGACGACCCCGCCCGCCGCCGTCCTCCCCAAGCCCGCCCAGATCACGGTCAACGTCTACAACGCGACCCCGCGCAGCGGGCTCGCCAAGTCGACCGCGGACGAACTCAAGAAGCGCGGCTTCAAGATCGGCAAGGTGGGGAACGCTCCCGCCGCCTACGACAAGAAGGTCCCCGGCGCCGGTCTGCTCCTCGGCGCCACGACCGCCGCCAAGGGCGTCTTCCCGGTCCTCGGCACCCAGCTCGCGGGCGCCACGACGAAGACGGACACCCGGGGCACGGCGGACGTGGACCTGATCATCGGGACCGCCTTCAAGAACCTGGCCCCGAAGAAGACGGCGGACGCGGCCCTGGTCGCCCTGACCAAGCCCGCGCCCGTACCGACCGGAAAGTGCTGA
- a CDS encoding excinuclease ABC subunit UvrA, with translation MNHPVAADSHHVIQVRGARENNLRNVDVDLPKRRLTVFTGVSGSGKSSLVFGTIAAESQRLINETYSAFLQSFMPSLARPDVDGLHNLSAAIVVDQERMGANSRSTVGTATDAYTMLRIVFSRLGTPHVGTSGAFSFNLPEGMCPRCEGTGQISDIDVDELVDRTKSLNEGAITVPGYAVDSWMWQIMAHSGFYDPDKKLADFTEQEWEDFLHKPSCKVKVGTNNFTYEGLVVKLQRTVLSKDREAMQAHIRAFVDRAVGFRTCPECEGTRLTRAALSSRIDGVNIAECSAMQISDLAAFVRRIEDPSVAPLLAGLRELLDSLVEIGLGYLSLDRSSGTLSGGEAQRVKMVRHLGSPLTDVTYVFDEPTTGLHPHDVRRMNDLLLRLRDKGNTVLVVEHKPEVIEIADHVVDLGPRAGSAGGEICYSGNVPGLRTSGTLTGNHLAHRAKLRAEVRVPTGALSITGATQHNLKDVSVEIPTGVLTVVTGVAGSGKSSLIHGNLPGREGVVVADQSPIRGSRRSNPATYTGLLGPIRTAFAKANGVKPALFSANSEGACPRCNGLGLVYTDLAIAAGVASVCEECEGKRFTPEVLTYLLNGKNIHEVLSLSIEEAYDFFTALSAKGQARTILGRLKDVGLGYLRLGQPLNTLSGGERQRIKLAIHMAEKAAVYVLDEPTTGLHLADVDKLLALLDRLVEAGNTVVVIEHHQAVMAHADWLIDLGPGAGHDGGRIVFEGTPAQLVEKADTLTARHLKEYVGG, from the coding sequence GGGGCCAGGGAGAACAACCTCAGGAACGTCGACGTCGACCTCCCCAAGCGCCGCCTCACCGTCTTCACCGGAGTCTCCGGCTCCGGAAAGTCCTCCCTCGTCTTCGGCACCATCGCCGCCGAGTCGCAGCGCCTGATCAACGAGACCTACAGCGCCTTCCTGCAGTCCTTCATGCCGTCGCTCGCCCGCCCCGACGTCGACGGACTGCACAACCTCAGCGCCGCGATCGTCGTCGACCAGGAGCGGATGGGCGCCAACTCCCGCTCCACCGTGGGCACCGCCACCGACGCGTACACGATGCTGCGGATCGTCTTCAGCCGCCTCGGCACACCGCACGTCGGCACCTCGGGCGCCTTCAGCTTCAACCTGCCCGAAGGCATGTGCCCGCGCTGCGAGGGCACCGGCCAGATCTCCGACATCGACGTCGACGAGCTCGTCGACCGAACCAAGTCCCTCAACGAGGGCGCCATCACCGTGCCGGGCTACGCCGTCGACTCCTGGATGTGGCAGATCATGGCCCACTCGGGTTTCTACGACCCCGACAAGAAGCTCGCGGACTTCACCGAGCAGGAGTGGGAGGACTTCCTCCACAAGCCGTCCTGCAAGGTGAAGGTCGGCACCAACAACTTCACCTACGAGGGCCTCGTGGTGAAGCTCCAGCGGACCGTCCTCTCCAAGGACCGGGAGGCCATGCAGGCCCACATCCGCGCCTTCGTCGACCGGGCCGTCGGTTTCCGGACCTGCCCCGAGTGCGAGGGCACCCGGCTCACCCGGGCCGCGCTGTCCTCCCGTATCGACGGGGTCAACATCGCCGAGTGCTCGGCGATGCAGATCAGCGACCTCGCCGCGTTCGTCCGCCGGATCGAGGACCCCTCCGTCGCCCCGCTCCTCGCCGGGCTGCGCGAGCTGCTCGACTCGCTCGTCGAGATCGGCCTCGGCTACCTCTCCCTCGACCGGTCGTCCGGCACGCTCTCCGGCGGCGAGGCCCAGCGCGTCAAGATGGTCCGCCACCTCGGCTCCCCGCTCACCGACGTCACGTACGTCTTCGACGAGCCGACCACCGGGCTGCACCCGCACGACGTGCGGCGCATGAACGACCTGCTCCTGCGCTTGCGCGACAAGGGCAACACCGTTCTCGTCGTCGAGCACAAGCCCGAGGTCATCGAGATCGCCGACCACGTCGTCGACCTCGGCCCGCGCGCCGGGTCCGCGGGCGGCGAGATCTGCTACAGCGGAAACGTTCCGGGGCTGCGCACCTCCGGCACCCTCACCGGCAACCACCTCGCCCACCGGGCGAAGCTCCGCGCGGAGGTACGGGTCCCCACCGGCGCGCTGAGCATCACCGGCGCCACGCAGCACAACCTCAAGGACGTGAGCGTCGAGATCCCGACCGGGGTCCTGACCGTCGTCACGGGCGTGGCGGGCTCCGGAAAGTCCTCCCTCATCCACGGCAACCTGCCGGGCCGCGAGGGCGTCGTCGTCGCCGACCAGTCCCCCATCCGGGGCTCGCGCCGCTCGAACCCGGCGACGTACACGGGGCTCCTCGGCCCGATCCGTACGGCCTTCGCCAAGGCCAACGGCGTCAAGCCGGCCCTCTTCAGCGCCAACTCCGAGGGCGCCTGCCCGCGCTGCAACGGCCTCGGGCTCGTCTACACCGACCTCGCCATCGCGGCGGGCGTCGCGTCGGTCTGCGAGGAGTGCGAGGGGAAGAGGTTCACGCCCGAGGTCCTCACCTACCTCCTGAACGGGAAGAACATCCACGAGGTCCTGTCGCTGTCGATCGAGGAGGCGTACGACTTCTTCACCGCCCTCTCGGCCAAGGGCCAGGCCCGCACGATCCTCGGCCGCCTCAAGGACGTCGGCCTCGGGTACCTCCGTCTCGGGCAGCCCCTCAACACGCTGTCGGGCGGAGAGCGGCAGCGCATCAAGCTCGCCATCCACATGGCGGAGAAGGCCGCCGTGTACGTCCTCGACGAGCCGACCACCGGGCTCCACCTCGCCGACGTCGACAAGCTGCTCGCCCTCCTCGACCGGCTCGTCGAGGCGGGCAACACGGTCGTCGTGATCGAACACCACCAGGCGGTGATGGCCCACGCGGACTGGCTGATCGACCTGGGGCCGGGGGCGGGGCACGACGGGGGGCGGATCGTCTTCGAGGGCACACCCGCCCAACTCGTCGAGAAGGCCGACACCCTGACCGCACGTCACCTCAAGGAGTACGTGGGCGGCTGA
- a CDS encoding helicase HerA-like domain-containing protein, with translation MSASEQQPAVLGGPAAEIAAGYAFEGAALDLGALLWDGACHPDAPIRIPLPVLNRHGLVAGATGTGKTKTLQLIAEQLSAHGVPVFLADIKGDVSGVSAPGEDGEKVRERAAQVGQEWRATGFPCEFYGLGGTGPGIPVRATVTSFGPVLLSKVLQLNQTQEQSLGLIFHYADSKGLELVDLKDLRAVVAFLVSDTGKAELKGIGGLSTVTAGVILRAITAFEQQGAGGFFGEPEFDTSELLRTAADGRGIVSVLELPAVQDKPQLFSTFLMWMLADLFHDLPEVGDLEKPKLVFFFDEAHLLFNGASKTFLQSITQTVRLIRSKGVGVFFVTQTPKDVPSDVLAQLGNRVQHALRAFTPDDAKALKATVRTFPNSPYDLEEVLTGLGTGEAVITVLSEKGAPTPVAATRLRAPESLMGPIDAAALDAAVKGSLLHGRYAEAVDRESAYERLTAEQQATEAAALEAAAAKEAEKEAKEAGNEAKEAEKTRKQEGARAPKPEPSLADQVVGSGIFKSLARSIGTQLGREISRSVFGTARRKR, from the coding sequence ATGAGCGCGAGCGAGCAGCAACCGGCCGTGCTGGGCGGCCCTGCCGCCGAGATCGCCGCCGGATACGCCTTCGAGGGGGCGGCACTCGATCTGGGGGCGCTGCTCTGGGACGGGGCGTGTCACCCGGACGCGCCGATCCGCATCCCGCTGCCCGTGCTCAACCGGCACGGGCTGGTCGCCGGCGCGACCGGCACCGGCAAGACGAAGACGCTCCAGCTGATCGCCGAGCAGCTCTCGGCGCACGGCGTGCCGGTCTTCCTCGCCGACATCAAGGGCGACGTCTCCGGCGTCTCGGCCCCCGGCGAGGACGGCGAGAAGGTCCGGGAGCGGGCCGCGCAGGTCGGTCAGGAGTGGCGCGCGACGGGCTTCCCCTGCGAGTTCTACGGGCTCGGCGGGACCGGCCCCGGCATCCCGGTGCGCGCCACGGTGACCAGTTTCGGCCCCGTACTCCTGTCGAAGGTGCTCCAGCTCAACCAGACGCAGGAGCAGTCGCTCGGCCTGATCTTCCACTACGCCGACTCCAAGGGCCTGGAGCTGGTGGACCTCAAGGATCTGCGGGCGGTGGTGGCGTTCCTGGTCTCGGACACCGGGAAGGCGGAGCTGAAGGGGATCGGCGGGCTCTCCACGGTGACGGCCGGGGTGATCCTGCGGGCGATCACGGCCTTCGAACAGCAGGGCGCGGGCGGCTTCTTCGGGGAGCCGGAGTTCGACACGAGCGAGTTGCTGCGGACGGCGGCGGACGGGCGCGGGATCGTCTCGGTCCTGGAACTGCCGGCGGTGCAGGACAAGCCGCAGCTCTTCTCGACCTTTCTGATGTGGATGCTCGCGGATCTCTTCCATGACCTGCCGGAGGTCGGCGATCTGGAGAAGCCGAAGCTGGTCTTCTTCTTCGACGAGGCGCATCTGCTGTTCAACGGGGCGTCGAAGACCTTCCTGCAGTCGATCACCCAGACCGTGCGGCTGATCCGCTCGAAGGGCGTCGGGGTGTTCTTCGTGACGCAGACGCCGAAGGACGTGCCGTCGGACGTGCTCGCGCAGCTCGGCAACCGGGTGCAGCACGCCTTGCGCGCGTTCACCCCGGACGACGCGAAGGCCTTGAAGGCGACGGTACGGACGTTCCCGAACTCGCCGTACGACCTGGAGGAGGTCCTCACGGGCCTCGGTACGGGCGAGGCGGTGATCACCGTACTGAGCGAGAAGGGTGCTCCGACCCCGGTCGCGGCGACCCGGCTGCGGGCGCCGGAGTCGCTGATGGGCCCGATCGACGCTGCCGCCCTGGACGCGGCGGTGAAGGGCTCGCTCCTCCACGGGCGGTACGCGGAGGCGGTGGACCGCGAGTCGGCGTACGAGAGGCTGACGGCCGAGCAGCAGGCGACGGAGGCGGCGGCACTTGAAGCGGCGGCCGCCAAGGAGGCCGAGAAGGAGGCGAAAGAGGCCGGGAACGAGGCCAAGGAGGCCGAGAAGACGCGGAAGCAGGAGGGAGCGAGGGCTCCTAAGCCGGAGCCCTCGCTCGCCGACCAGGTGGTGGGCAGCGGGATCTTCAAGTCCCTTGCGCGGTCGATCGGCACCCAGCTGGGCCGGGAGATCAGCCGCTCGGTCTTCGGTACCGCCCGCCGTAAGAGGTAA
- the upp gene encoding uracil phosphoribosyltransferase, with the protein MRLHVVDHPLVAHKLTTLRDKRTDSATFRRLADELVTLLAYEATRDVRTEQVDIETPVTPTTGVKLSYPRPLVVPILRAGLGMLDGMVRLLPTAEVGFLGMIRNEETLEASTYATRMPEDLSGRQVYVLDPMLATGGTLVAAIQELIKRGADDVTAVVLLAAPEGVEIMERELAGTPVTVVTASVDERLNENGYIVPGLGDAGDRMYGSAE; encoded by the coding sequence ATGCGTCTCCACGTCGTCGATCACCCGCTGGTCGCCCACAAGCTCACCACGCTGCGCGACAAGCGCACGGACTCCGCGACCTTCCGTCGGCTCGCCGACGAGCTGGTCACCCTGCTCGCCTACGAGGCCACCAGGGACGTCCGGACCGAGCAGGTCGACATCGAGACCCCCGTGACGCCCACGACCGGCGTGAAGCTGTCGTACCCGCGTCCGCTGGTGGTCCCGATCCTGCGCGCCGGGCTCGGCATGCTCGACGGCATGGTCCGGCTGCTCCCGACCGCCGAGGTCGGCTTCCTGGGCATGATCCGCAACGAGGAGACGCTGGAGGCGTCGACCTACGCCACGCGGATGCCGGAGGACCTCTCGGGCCGCCAGGTGTACGTCCTGGACCCGATGCTGGCGACCGGCGGCACGCTCGTCGCGGCCATCCAGGAGCTCATCAAGCGCGGCGCCGACGACGTGACCGCGGTCGTGCTCCTCGCCGCCCCGGAGGGCGTCGAGATCATGGAGCGCGAGCTGGCGGGCACCCCCGTCACCGTCGTGACGGCCTCGGTCGACGAGCGTCTCAACGAGAACGGCTACATCGTCCCGGGCCTGGGCGACGCGGGCGACCGCATGTACGGCTCCGCCGAATAG
- a CDS encoding alpha/beta hydrolase, with product MTTDSTTFLILHGFQNRRPPAHWQHWLAGRLRERGHEVRYPQLPEPDAPVLGDWLAALDEHGARPARGEFVVLAHSLSVLLWLRAGDRRPVADRVLLVAPPSPAVTASIPEIAAFADGLDLTEAGLDARLVYGDGDPYCPEGADRHYGLPLGLDLDHVPGGEHLNPDSGYGEWPSLLEWCEDPAVRIKGR from the coding sequence ATGACGACCGATTCCACGACGTTCCTGATCCTGCACGGATTCCAGAACCGCCGTCCGCCCGCCCACTGGCAGCACTGGCTCGCCGGGCGCCTGCGGGAGCGCGGCCATGAGGTGCGGTACCCGCAGCTGCCCGAGCCCGACGCGCCCGTGCTCGGCGACTGGCTCGCCGCGCTCGACGAGCACGGCGCGCGGCCCGCCCGGGGTGAGTTCGTCGTGCTCGCGCACAGCCTGTCCGTGCTGCTCTGGTTGCGGGCCGGGGACCGCCGGCCGGTCGCCGACCGGGTGCTGCTCGTCGCCCCGCCCTCGCCGGCCGTCACCGCCTCGATCCCCGAGATCGCCGCCTTCGCCGACGGGCTCGACCTGACGGAGGCCGGGCTCGACGCGCGGCTCGTGTACGGCGACGGTGACCCGTACTGCCCCGAGGGCGCCGACCGGCACTACGGCCTCCCCCTCGGCCTCGACCTGGACCACGTACCGGGCGGGGAACACCTCAACCCCGACTCCGGGTACGGGGAATGGCCCTCGCTCCTGGAGTGGTGCGAGGACCCCGCGGTGCGGATCAAGGGTCGCTAG
- a CDS encoding HhH-GPD-type base excision DNA repair protein, with amino-acid sequence MSPESTSSRSKAPEIHLAQQTEADALLGRSPLAALVGMLLDQQVPMEWAFSGPYTIAQRLGADDLDAHEIAARDPEEFAALLSEKPAVHRYPGSMAQRVQQLCAFLVEEYGGDAEAVWADAATGKELLARLQALPGFGKQKAQIFLALLGKQYRVRPTGWREAAGAYGEQGSYRSAADITGPESLVKVRAHKQEMKAAAKAAKAAKESKTDEN; translated from the coding sequence ATGAGTCCCGAGTCCACCAGCTCCAGGTCCAAGGCCCCCGAGATCCATCTCGCCCAGCAGACGGAGGCCGACGCGCTGCTCGGCCGGTCCCCGCTGGCCGCGCTCGTCGGCATGCTGCTCGACCAGCAGGTGCCGATGGAATGGGCCTTCTCCGGGCCATACACCATCGCCCAGCGGCTCGGCGCGGACGATCTCGACGCGCACGAGATCGCCGCCCGGGACCCGGAGGAGTTCGCCGCGCTGCTCTCCGAGAAGCCCGCCGTGCACCGCTACCCGGGGTCGATGGCCCAGCGCGTACAGCAACTGTGCGCGTTCCTCGTCGAGGAGTACGGGGGCGATGCCGAGGCCGTCTGGGCGGACGCGGCGACCGGGAAGGAACTGCTCGCGCGGCTCCAGGCGCTGCCCGGATTCGGCAAGCAGAAGGCGCAGATCTTCCTGGCCCTCCTCGGCAAGCAGTACAGGGTGCGGCCGACGGGCTGGCGGGAGGCGGCGGGTGCGTACGGCGAGCAGGGCTCGTACCGCTCGGCCGCCGACATCACGGGCCCGGAGTCGCTGGTGAAGGTGCGGGCCCACAAGCAGGAGATGAAGGCGGCAGCGAAAGCGGCGAAAGCCGCCAAGGAGTCCAAAACCGACGAGAATTGA